One Deinococcus sp. LM3 genomic region harbors:
- a CDS encoding SCO family protein, translating to MTETPPHPPLPDPGPPARPWYVSALLAAAAVTLLLLAVWGYARLKSPYPFFGTAYPAGTLAAGFSGTVQAGGRERPFTFTPDSGQAGGPVTALFFGFTNCPNICPLTLSYLNRVRDALPPAQRERLRVVLVSVDPDRDTPARLNEYVSFFGKAGVGVRVPESALSTLAAAYGVAYQKADVKGPQSYQINHTTATYLIDARGRLRVLWDYTQLPQLERVKADVQYVLETP from the coding sequence GTGACCGAAACGCCCCCCCACCCGCCCCTGCCGGACCCCGGCCCGCCCGCCCGCCCCTGGTACGTGTCGGCGCTGCTGGCCGCCGCCGCCGTGACCCTGCTGCTGCTGGCCGTGTGGGGTTACGCCCGCCTGAAGAGCCCGTACCCCTTCTTCGGAACGGCGTACCCGGCCGGGACGCTGGCCGCCGGGTTCAGCGGGACCGTGCAGGCCGGGGGGCGCGAGCGGCCCTTCACGTTCACGCCGGACAGCGGGCAGGCGGGCGGCCCGGTCACGGCGCTGTTCTTCGGGTTCACGAACTGCCCGAACATCTGCCCGCTGACCCTCTCGTACCTCAACCGCGTGCGTGACGCCCTGCCCCCCGCACAGCGCGAAAGGCTGCGCGTCGTGCTGGTCAGCGTGGACCCCGACCGGGACACGCCCGCCCGCCTGAACGAGTACGTGTCGTTCTTCGGGAAGGCGGGCGTGGGCGTGCGCGTGCCGGAATCGGCGCTCTCCACCCTGGCCGCCGCGTACGGCGTGGCGTACCAGAAGGCCGACGTGAAAGGCCCCCAGTCGTACCAGATCAACCACACCACCGCCACGTACCTGATCGACGCGCGCGGGCGGCTGCGGGTCCTGTGGGACTACACCCAGCTGCCGCAACTCGAACGCGTGAAAGCCGACGTGCAGTACGTCCTGGAGACCCCATGA